From Drosophila yakuba strain Tai18E2 chromosome 2L, Prin_Dyak_Tai18E2_2.1, whole genome shotgun sequence, one genomic window encodes:
- the LOC6528277 gene encoding dual oxidase maturation factor 1, whose protein sequence is MKGWFDAFRDDGGPTLYSFSNRTPVTGDVSIVAVSVLFATFYVAFLVIFPGVRKQKFTTFSTVTLSLFVGLVILITRLGSAWHVAHATIIAPYKAFSREKLPARIGTHIGLMHVNVTLTAIPIGNWTPPDIDYNERFTWEGANDMSANYRHALQRGLPFPILTVAEYFSLGREGFSWGGQYRAAGYFASIMLWASLASWLLMNLLLIAVPRYGAYMKALTGALLVCTTLGYHCLLPKRPLSIHLEGGRLEFHFGWCYWLVLVAGILCFIAGVLISIIDLVWPHTFSTVLEVYYGTPYDRHVILEESSDVRYRKPRNSRSLEDPPGLGSRILRRLSSKARDLQPGTAPRRDSPAGVSSSGGVENKGFQSDAPKSPWRYPFRRSQQLAAQQHSHPLHQHPLQQHHQHHQHHQHHHQQQLQFVGGPVVQHPMHHMQRTMSQDSGSSIASAAVQISPLHKHALARMLPNPPVERIRDMDHW, encoded by the exons ATGAAAGGCTGGTTCGACGCGTTTCGAGACGATGGGGGACCAACGCTATATTCCTTCTCAAATCGAACACCCGTCACCGGAGATGTATCAATCGTAGCCGTCTCAGTGCTATTTGCCACATTTTATGTGGCGTTTTTAGTCATCTTTCCGGGTGTCAGAAAACAG AAATTCACAACGTTTTCGACAGTCACATTGAGCCTTTTTGTGGGTCTAGTCATACTAA TCACTCGCTTGGGATCCGCGTGGCATGTGGCACATGCAACTATCATCGCGCCATACAAAGCCTTCTCACGCGAGAAGCTCCCAGCGCGCATCGGCACCCACATTGGCCTTATGCACGTCAATGTGACGCTGACGG CGATTCCCATTGGAAACTGGACGCCACCGGACATCGACTACAACGAGCGCTTCACCTGGGAGGGAGCCAATGACATGAGTGCCAACTACCGCCACGCCCTCCAGCGAGGACTGCCCTTTCCCATCCTAACCGTGGCCGAATACTTTAGTCTGGGCCGTGAGGGATTCTCGTGGGGTGGACAGTATCGAGCCGCAGGATATTTCGCGAGCATAATGCTCTGGGCCTCGCTGGCCTCGTGGCTGCTGATGAACTTGCTGCTGATAGCGGTGCCCCGATATGGAGCCTATATGAAGGCTTTGACAGGTGCCCTGCTGGTCTGCACCACGTTGGGCTATCATTGTCTGCTCCCAAAGAGACCTTTGTCCATTCACCTCGAAGGCGGACGTCTGGAGTTTCATTTCGGCTGGTGCTACTGGCTAGTCTTGGTGGCAG GCATTCTCTGCTTTATTGCGGGTGTTCTGATCTCCATTATTGACTTGGTTTGGCCACACACCTTCTCCACTGTGCTCGAGGTTTACTACGGCACGCCATACGATCGCCATGTGATCCTCGAGGAGTCCAGTGATGTGCGCTATCGCAAGCCGCGCAATAGCCGCAGCCTGGAGGATCCACCTGGACTGGGATCCCGCATCCTGCGTCGCCTCAGCTCCAAGGCACGTGACTTGCAACCGGGCACGGCACCGCGACGCGACAGTCCTGCCGGAGTGTCCAGCAGCGGGGGAGTGGAAAACAAGGGTTTCCAGTCGGATGCACCAAAGAGTCCTTGGAGATATCCCTTCCGAAGGTCGCAGCAACTGGCGGCGCAGCAGCACTCGCATCCACTGCATCAGCAtccgctgcagcagcaccatcagcaccatcagcaccaccagcaccaccatcagcagcagctgcagttcGTGGGCGGTCCGGTGGTGCAGCACCCCATGCATCATATGCAGCGCACCATGTCGCAGGATTCAGGATCCAGCATTGCCTCGGCAGCCGTGCAAATCTCCCCGCTGCACAAGCATGCTCTGGCGAGGATGTTGCC TAATCCTCCCGTGGAGCGCATTCGTGACATGGATCACTGGTGA
- the LOC6528278 gene encoding dynactin subunit 5 encodes MEIPDTYYSKDEYVETASGNKVSRHTVLCGSQNIVLNGKVIVQSGAIIRGDLANVRTGRFCVIGKDSVIRPPYKQFSKGIAFFPMHIGDHVFVGEGAVVSAATIGSCVYIGKNAIIGRRCVLKDCCVIEDGAVLPPETTVSSYMRYTARGTIEGGQGNPYFVPAAMQDEMINYTKSFYEHFVRAPAPAS; translated from the exons ATGGAGATTCCGGATACCTACTACAGCAAAGATGAATACGTGGAGACG GCCTCCGGGAACAAAGTTAGTCGCCACACGGTGCTGTGTGGATCGCAAAACATCGTTTTAAATGGCAAAGTGATCGTACAGAGCGGCGCCATTATACGCGGCGATCTGGCCAACGTCCGGACGGGAAGATTCTGTGTGATTGGCAAGGACTCCGTCATCCGACCGCCGTACAAACAGTTCAGCAAGGGAATCGCCTTCTTCCCCATGCACATCGGGGATCACGTCTTCGTGGGCGAAGGAGCCGTCGTCTCGGCGGCCACCATTGGATCCTGCGTTTACATCGGCAAGAATGCCATTATC GGTCGCCGATGTGTCCTAAAGGACTGCTGTGTGATCGAGGATGGGGCGGTGCTGCCGCCAGAAACCACTGTGTCCAGCTACATGCGCTACACGGCGAGGGGAACCATCGAGGGCGGGCAGGGCAATCCGTACTTCGTGCCCGCCGCCATGCAGGACGAGATGATCAACTACACAAAGTCATTCTACGAGCATTTCGTGCGAGCTCCAGCACCAGCCAGCTGA
- the LOC6528279 gene encoding ankyrin repeat domain-containing protein 49, protein MGDYDSDDEKSQVEKLRHAKVPRGMFVSGWDDDADELIEEDKNPQSSIERMILWAVNENRISEVREILQLDADTVNAKDNDGYTPLHRAAYNNFVDMAKLLLQYRANPNARTELGWTPLHSACKWNNADCAHLLLQFGADVNAESDGKQTPLHITATVSNCRNTATVLLLDRYIQPRKENNSEELASVIARRTGMSFPIFESGEEAYDCETGLID, encoded by the exons ATGGGAGATTACGACTCGGATGATGAAAAGTCCCAAGTGGAGAAGCTGCGGCACGCAAAAGTCCCGCGCGGAATGTTCGTGAGCGGCTGGGACGACGATGCCGACGAACTGATCGAGGAGGACAAGAACCCACAAA GCAGCATTGAACGCATGATTCTGTGGGCGGTGAATGAGAACCGCATCAGCGAGGTGAGGGAAATCCTGCAGCTGGATGCGGACACAGTGAACGCCAAGGATAACGACGGATACACTCCGCTGCACCGAGCTGCCTATAATAACTTTGTTGACATGGCCAAGCTGCTACTGCAGTACCGTGCCAATCCCAATGCCCGCACGGAGCTGGGATGGACCCCATTGCACTCCGCCTGCAAGTGGAACAACGCGGATTGCGCccatttgctgctgcagtttggCGCCGATGTGAATGCGGAATCGGACGGCAAGCAGACGCCCCTTCACATAACCGCCACCGTGTCCAACTGCCGGAATACGGCGACGGTCCTCCTGCTGGATCGGTACATCCAGCCCCGCAAGGAGAACAACTCCGAGGAACTGGCCTCGGTGATCGCCCGCCGCACCGGCATGAGCTTCCCCATTTTCGAGTCCGGAGAGGAAGCCTACGACTGCGAAACTGGACTGATAGATTAG
- the LOC6528280 gene encoding protein Dr1: MSNPQEELLPPSAEDDELTLPRASINKIIKELVPTVRVANESRELILNCCSEFIHLISSEANEVCNMRNKKTINAEHVLEALERLGFHDYKQEAEAVLHDCKEVAAKRRRQSTRLENLGIPEEELLRQQQELFAKAREEQAREEQQQWMSMQAAAMVQRPPLADGSVASKPSEDDEDEDDDDY; the protein is encoded by the coding sequence ATGTCGAATCCGCAGGAAGAACTGCTGCCACCCAGCGCCGAGGACGACGAGCTGACCCTCCCGCGGGCCAGCATCAACAAGATCATCAAGGAGCTGGTGCCCACGGTACGGGTGGCCAACGAGAGTCGCGAGCTGATTCTCAACTGCTGCTCGGAGTTCATTCATCTGATCAGTTCGGAGGCCAACGAGGTGTGCAACATGCGCAACAAGAAGACGATCAATGCGGAACACGTCCTGGAGGCGTTGGAACGGCTGGGCTTCCACGACTACAAACAGGAGGCGGAGGCCGTTTTGCACGACTGCAAGGAGGTGGCCGCCAAACGACGGCGCCAGAGCACGCGCCTGGAGAACTTGGGCATTccggaggaggagctgctgcgcCAGCAACAAGAGCTGTTCGCCAAGGCACGCGAGGAGCAAGCGcgcgaggagcagcagcagtggatGAGCATGCAGGCGGCAGCCATGGTGCAGCGACCACCGCTGGCCGACGGCTCCGTTGCGAGCAAGCCAAGTGAGgatgacgaggacgaggacgacgacgactacTAG
- the LOC6528281 gene encoding probable tRNA(His) guanylyltransferase gives MRLFGTLDKFCKLLNYTLTRDFPKRTMACSRFEYVKSFEQDDSILPNVWIVIRIDGKKFHKFSKTHDFEKPNDENALNVMNSAATAVMQEFRDIVVAYGQSDEYSFVFRKETAAFKRRSAKLLTYVTSLFSSSYVMQWSKWMSQPLAYAPCFDGRVVLYPSEQNLKDYLSWRQADVHVNNLYNTAFWKLVLEKDLTNQQAEAKLRGTFSADKNELLFQEFGINYNNLPAMYRKGTILLRKRVILGDKSRQAVVPLHEDLISSQFWKEHNEILGKYVPGTYNAPETLPRLVEMQLSAKQLDDEAEETQNLAGTS, from the exons atgcggTTGTTTGGAACTTTGgataaattttgtaaattattgaATTATACCCTTACCCGGGATTTTCCAAAACGCACCATGGCCTGCAGCAGATTCGAGTACGTTAAATCCTTTGAGCAGGACGACAGCATACTGCCCAATGTGTGGATAGTCATACGAATAGACGGCAAAAAGTTCCACAAGTTCTCCAAGACGCACGATTTTGAAAAACCCAACGATGAAAATG CTCTTAATGTGATGAATTCTGCTGCCACGGCGGTGATGCAGGAGTTTCGGGATATTGTCGTGGCCTACGGTCAAAGTGATGAGTACTCCTTTGTTTTTCGCAAAGAGACAGCCGCCTTCAAGCGACGATCTGCCAAACTGCTCACCTACGTCACCAGTTTGTTCTCCTCGAGCTATGTGATGCAATGGTCCAAGTGGATGAGTCAGCCATTGGCATATGCTCCCTGCTTTGATGGTCGCGTGGTTCTGTATCCTTCGGAGCAGAACTTGAAGGACTATCTCAGCTGGCGACAGGCCGATGTGCATGTCAACAACCTGTACAACACCGCCTTTTGGAAACTGGTTTTGGAAAAAGATCTGACAAACCAGCAAGCTGAGGCGAAACTTCGTGGAACCTTCTCGGCGGACAAAAACGAGTTGCTGTTCCAGGAATTCGGCATAAACTACAACAATCTGCCGGCTATGTACAGAAAGGGAACGATCCTGCTTCGAAAGCGAGTGATATTGGGCGACAAGAGCAGACAGGCCGTGGTGCCGCTGCACGAGGATCTGATATCTTCGCAGTTCTGGAAAGAACACAACGAGATATTGGGAAAATATGTGCCTGGCACTTACAACGCACCAGAAACATTGCCGAGATTGGTGGAGATGCAACTAAGTGCCAAGCAACTGGACGATGAGGCGGAGGAGACACAAAATCTGGCCGGTACCAGCTGA
- the LOC6528282 gene encoding mRNA cap guanine-N7 methyltransferase — MSLNYEQNAADEQFARSHKAVSLSDDDESEGPAESTSARNQEPHASKSPREYYDEPGGKGEGSGGDDQEEQETEAAGGAANTHVVAHHYNELKEAGRKDRQKSKIFFMRNFNNWIKSQLINEYMSQIKQNKRMGDALRVLDMCCGKGGDLLKWEKAAISHLICTDIAEVSVEQCQRRYQDILQRAEKSKFANKFTAEFFACDSTLVRLRERYKDPSLQLNLVSCQFAFHYCFESMAQADCMMRNAAECLKPGGFFIATMPDAYEIIRRLRAAGSDARRFGNDVYSIEFDCETDPLPLFGAKYQFHLEGVVDCPEFLVHFPTLVKLGRKYGLQLLRRSTFADYYKESLPHGRHLLQRMSGLESVQPQRCENDEQYTHVRNFQGSQRSRTLGTLSKSEWEAATLYLVCAFKKCKNTWDTNGKPLFEFDD; from the exons ATGAGCCTTAATTACGAACAAAATGCGGCAGACGAGCAGTTCGCCCGCTCACACAAGGCAGTAAGCCTGTCGGACGACGATGAGAGTGAGGGTCCAGCGGAGTCCACGTCTGCCCGAAATCAGGAGCCGCATGCCAGTAAATCACCCAGGGAGTACTACGATGAGCCTGGCGGGAAGGGTGAAGGAAGTGGGGGAGATgaccaggaggagcaggaaacGGAAGCTGCCGGCGGAGCGGCCAACACACATGTGGTGGCACACCACTACAACGAGCTGAAGGAGGCGGGACGCAAGGATCGTCAGAAATCAAAGATCTTCTTCATGAGGAACTTTAACAACTGGATCAAGAGTCAGCTGATCAACGAGTACATGTCGCAGATCAAGCAGAACAAACGCATGGGTGACGCTCTCAGAGTGCTTGACATGTGCTGCGGCAAGGGCGGTGACCTGCTCAAATGGGAGAAGGCTGCCATCTCCCACCTCATCTGCACGGACATCGCCGAGGTGTCGGTGGAGCAGTGCCAGCGGCGGTATCAGGACATCCTGCAGCGAGCGGAGAAGTCAAAGTTTGCGAACAAGTTTACCGCGGAGTTCTTTGCCTGCGACTCCACCTTGGTGCGCCTGCGGGAGCGGTATAAGGATCCTTCGCTTCAGCTGAACCTTGTGTCCTGCCAGTTTGCCTTTCACTATTGCTTCGAGTCAATGGCGCAGGCAGACTGCATGATGCGGAATGCAGCCGAGTGTCTGAAACCGGGTGGCTTCTTCATAGCCACAATGCCGGATGCCTACGAGATCATACGCAGGCTTAGGGCAGCCGGTTCGGATGCCCGGCGTTTCGGTAACGATGTGTACAGCATTGAATTTGACTGCGAAACGGATCCATTGCCTCTTTTTGGAGCCAAGTATCAGTTCCACTTGGAGGGCGTCGTCGATTGTCCCGAGTTCCTGGTGCATTTCCCCACGCTTGTCAAGCTGGGCAGGAAATACGGTCTGCAGCTATTGAGGCGCTCCACATTTGCGGATTACTACAAGGAAAGTCTCCCACACGGTCGACATCTTCTGCAGCGAATGTCCGGCTTGGAGTCGGTGCAGCCGCAGCGCTGCGAAAATGATGAACAGTACACCCACGTGCGGAACTTCCAGGGATCACAACGAAGCCGGACGCTGGGAACCCTTTCAAAATCAGAGTGGGAAGCAGCAA CTCTTTATCTGGTTTGTGCCTtcaagaaatgcaaaaacacCTGGGACACAAATGGCAAACCATTGTTTGAATTTGACGACTGA
- the LOC26535010 gene encoding uncharacterized protein LOC26535010, whose amino-acid sequence MRFSLLAALTLALVGLTRGSATEADKQKFCGFLKEVETKRMFLSNSLARKAIHVGVEVSEMLDRSSSFREFIKDKRHIAYSDPISQIKFLLRFRCNYKKMILCNRKYNSNPEYRSIYNAYKSESNAVIAEFDRKMERDANQMLSQMRSASVSTKDAFDDHIRSYLDRKGIVSHCMMDRFLERAKAEYECTYEMYYL is encoded by the exons ATGCGTTTTTCCTTACTAGCTGCTTTGACTTTGGCTCTTGTG GGCTTAACCAGAGGATCGGCGACTgaagcagacaaacaaaaattctGCGGCTTCCTTAAAGAAGTGGAGACTAAACGAATGTTTTTGTCAAACTCTTTAGCACGAAAAGCTATACACGTCGGTGTAGAAGTTTCGGAAATGCTAGACCGCAGTTCAAGCTTTAGAGAGTTCATAAAGGACAAACGTCACATAGCTTACTCAGATCCCATAAGCCAAATCAAGTTTCTTTTGCGTTTTCGTTGCAACTACAAGAAAATGATCCTATGCAATAGGAAATATAACAGCAATCCCGAATACAGAAGTATCTACAACGCTTACAAATCGGAAAGCAATGCAGTGATTGCGGAATTCGATCGAAAAATGGAGCGAGATGCTAACCAGATGCTGAGCCAAATGCGAAGCGCATCAGTCTCAACCAAAGATGCATTTGATGACCATATCAGATCTTATTTAGATCGTAAAGGAATAGTTTCCCACTGCATGATGGATCGCTTTTTGGAAAGAGCGAAGGCCGAGTACGAATGTACTTACGAGATGTACTATCTttaa